The Anomaloglossus baeobatrachus isolate aAnoBae1 chromosome 5, aAnoBae1.hap1, whole genome shotgun sequence genome includes the window TGAATACTGCAGACAAAGCCTTTATTTGTGACAGAGGTACAAGAgaaaatacaaacacacacacacacacacacacacacatattgttTTGGAGACAAAATTAAAACAATCACATTGTAGATTAAATTATACAGAATATGAAAACCCTCTATTGGGTGGTGACAGTGTCCTCAGTAATCACTGGTTTCATACCAAAGAGTTTCTTGAAGTTAGACAATAACTTGTGGTTCCCCGCTATCAAAATAATCGAATTAATTGTTGGGAAACCGGAACCTACAATAAATGAAAGAGCAAATATCAAACCGttgtcattctccagtgccataaATACTGAACTCATACACCCATAGAAGAGCAAATACAACAGAagcagagaagttactgttttAGCCGCAGACAAATGAGAATTAATTCTTGAGTTCCCAGAACCTTCATTGCTTTTCTTCATCCGTATCATGTGCTTACACAAAGAGGTGACGATGGCTCCAGCAGTGAGAAATATTATAACAAAGGCAACGGCAGCAGCCAACATGAAAACCCGGAACAGACATTTGCATCTGCTTTTAAAATTGAAAGAAAATATTGAAGTTATATTTCCAGTTGCAAGAACAGTCACAGGAGTCATGTCTATGTATAGATCCAAGTAGGCTGCTAATCCAAGTGACCAAGATACAACCATAGAAATAATGAGCAGCCATGGCATGAATACCGGAGCCTTTGTCTTCAGCTTGTAGAAGAAAGACCCACCAAAGTTGGCAATCTTAATGCAATAGTAGAAACACAGGCAGGTGGAACTCCAAAGACTTGAGAACGCCAGTGAAATCAGGACGGTGATCAAAGGAAACGCCACCAAGCCTTGTCTAAAGAACTCCAGAAACATTAATGTCGTGATTCTATAAAATGTAATTGTTCCTTGAAAAAAGATATTGATGAGGGAAATGATGTTGATTATAAGTATGGATGGGTTACTATCACGGGTCTTTAACCAGTCTAGAAAATGAACTGTCAGGATGAATTGATTTCCTATTACACCAGTCACTAGAAAGCAGATGTAGATACCAACTGTTACTAGGGTTTCAATAGAAGTCATTGTTGGACTGACTGATTGTGAATAAAGCAATGTTTGCTCCTTGCTGTATGTGAGCCACTTATTGACTTGAGCACTACGTATTTCTGATAACTATGCATAACCATTTAGCATGTGCAGTTTGTCAATGTCATTCCTCAGACAGTTTCGTAGTAGGGAAATATAGACacattttacaggatgaaaataaGGGAATTGGGTATTTTCTTCCGGTATATATTGTACATGTGGTTTCCGGTGCAAAGCAATCATTTAACCCACAACCTATTTGGATCCAGCACTGTAAATGCACATCACCATGCAAAGCTTTACACTATAACATAGAACTTGGAAATGTTTGCAAATTAGCCGATATTTCCATTTTAACATATGTAAAATATGTGGATGTCTAATTCCTGTCTACTACGACCACATATAGTATGAATTATTGTAACTTCTTATTTATTTTTGGGTCAAACTCACGTATGTCTGTGATAGGTGAGTGCAATTGTCACacggtgttcagctctaaactcaccaagtgtcatggcaacttctgaccctgtt containing:
- the LOC142312660 gene encoding taste receptor type 2 member 40-like, producing MTSIETLVTVGIYICFLVTGVIGNQFILTVHFLDWLKTRDSNPSILIINIISLINIFFQGTITFYRITTLMFLEFFRQGLVAFPLITVLISLAFSSLWSSTCLCFYYCIKIANFGGSFFYKLKTKAPVFMPWLLIISMVVSWSLGLAAYLDLYIDMTPVTVLATGNITSIFSFNFKSRCKCLFRVFMLAAAVAFVIIFLTAGAIVTSLCKHMIRMKKSNEGSGNSRINSHLSAAKTVTSLLLLYLLFYGCMSSVFMALENDNGLIFALSFIVGSGFPTINSIILIAGNHKLLSNFKKLFGMKPVITEDTVTTQ